In the Corynebacterium suedekumii genome, one interval contains:
- the tatA gene encoding Sec-independent protein translocase subunit TatA, producing the protein MPNLGATELIIIAVVLVLLFGAKKLPDAARSIGRSMRIFKSEVKEMGNDDQPQNQQPQQGQLAPGQQGYWDQPQNQPNPQYHSPQPPQAGSTPAGQQPPQPGYPQPQQPGNPPAGYQQPGNPQGYQGPQQSNQ; encoded by the coding sequence ATGCCCAACCTTGGTGCCACCGAGCTCATCATCATCGCCGTCGTCCTGGTCCTGCTCTTCGGGGCGAAGAAGCTCCCGGACGCGGCCCGTTCCATCGGCCGCTCCATGCGCATCTTCAAGTCCGAGGTCAAGGAGATGGGCAACGACGACCAGCCGCAGAACCAGCAGCCCCAGCAGGGACAGCTCGCCCCGGGCCAGCAGGGTTACTGGGACCAGCCGCAGAATCAGCCGAACCCGCAGTACCATTCCCCACAGCCGCCGCAGGCCGGCTCCACCCCGGCCGGGCAGCAGCCGCCGCAGCCGGGGTACCCACAGCCCCAGCAGCCCGGCAACCCGCCGGCCGGCTACCAGCAGCCGGGTAACCCGCAGGGCTACCAGGGCCCGCAGCAGTCGAACCAGTAG
- a CDS encoding helix-turn-helix transcriptional regulator: MARHKDSPAKIDTLVRSLNLIPYFQSHPDRTVMEAAKDLGRDPGELLADLHRLSLCGVGSWPEELVDLTADYREVRITNSQGMDRALRLTPTEAGALLLTLESLEGIPGLTDREAVVSAAAKLRSILDPRAVAIFDSLATDDPAESTAQVILREAMQSDRRVRFTYRSASSDTETVRTVDPVRIFVNGGETYLAGWEEASGRHKNFRADRMSDMTVLDEQATPHLDRMPFDADDPFSFRTVAEHAHLLVRADATWLADYYPLELGQDRGDGMVEARMPVGSAEWFIRFVIGQSDRLTVTAPADLVEQVRHRAEAGLTAYDERPDR, translated from the coding sequence ATGGCACGACACAAGGACTCCCCGGCGAAGATCGACACCCTCGTCCGCTCCCTCAACCTCATCCCGTACTTCCAGTCCCATCCGGACCGCACCGTCATGGAGGCGGCGAAGGACCTGGGACGCGACCCCGGCGAGCTGCTCGCTGACCTGCACCGGCTGTCCCTGTGCGGCGTCGGCTCCTGGCCCGAGGAACTCGTCGACCTCACCGCCGACTACCGCGAGGTCCGCATCACCAACTCCCAGGGCATGGACCGGGCACTGAGGCTGACCCCGACCGAGGCCGGAGCGCTGCTGCTCACCCTCGAATCCCTCGAGGGCATCCCCGGGCTCACCGACCGGGAGGCCGTCGTCTCCGCCGCGGCGAAACTGCGTTCCATCCTCGACCCCCGGGCCGTGGCGATCTTCGACTCCCTGGCCACCGACGACCCGGCCGAATCCACCGCTCAAGTCATCCTCCGGGAGGCCATGCAGTCCGACCGGCGGGTGCGGTTCACCTACCGTTCCGCCTCCTCCGACACCGAGACCGTCCGCACCGTCGACCCGGTGCGCATCTTCGTCAACGGCGGCGAGACCTACCTGGCCGGCTGGGAGGAGGCGTCCGGACGCCACAAGAACTTCCGCGCCGACCGGATGAGCGACATGACCGTCCTCGACGAGCAGGCCACCCCGCACCTCGACCGGATGCCCTTCGACGCCGACGACCCCTTCAGCTTCCGGACCGTCGCCGAGCACGCCCACCTTCTCGTACGTGCCGACGCCACCTGGCTCGCCGACTACTACCCCCTCGAGCTGGGTCAGGACCGGGGCGACGGGATGGTCGAGGCCCGCATGCCCGTCGGCTCCGCCGAGTGGTTCATCCGCTTCGTCATCGGCCAGTCCGACCGCCTCACCGTCACCGCGCCGGCCGACCTCGTCGAGCAGGTGCGCCACCGCGCGGAGGCCGGTCTCACCGCGTATGATGAACGGCCAGACCGGTAG
- a CDS encoding helix-turn-helix transcriptional regulator — protein MPAAEHAVQRLTRLVFALLDADRQGGRMLTPAWIRTHVDGYQDISDDAFLTKLHRDIDTLARAGVPLESRQSRDGEGTSYRLQSDQYELPEVTFTPEEAAVLGLAGEMGQTSELGVFARSGWTKLAASGVSRDLSQAPVFAAVNDLTSLSPAVLTDILTIVRAGYRMTFDYAATPTAEPVRRVMDPWGLVTLHDRLYLVGHDIDRDAPRSFRIRRINNVRARREKATHPTPPTSLQHIVEESLRYGRQRVDAVLTIPEGTAHELAAAGHRRTDGRVELVDVDRDWLARTAAGFAPAVIVHEPADIRHDIVELLRKAD, from the coding sequence ATGCCGGCCGCCGAGCACGCCGTCCAGCGCCTGACCCGACTGGTCTTCGCGCTTCTCGACGCCGACCGTCAGGGCGGCCGCATGCTCACCCCCGCGTGGATCCGCACCCACGTCGACGGGTACCAGGACATCAGCGACGACGCCTTCCTCACCAAACTCCACCGCGACATCGACACCCTCGCCCGGGCCGGCGTCCCCCTGGAATCCCGGCAGTCCCGCGACGGGGAGGGCACGAGCTACCGCCTCCAGTCCGACCAGTACGAGCTGCCCGAGGTCACCTTCACCCCGGAGGAGGCCGCCGTCCTCGGACTCGCCGGTGAGATGGGGCAGACCAGTGAGCTCGGCGTGTTCGCCCGTTCCGGCTGGACCAAGCTCGCCGCCTCCGGGGTCAGCCGCGACCTGTCCCAGGCACCGGTGTTCGCCGCGGTCAACGACCTGACCTCCCTCTCACCCGCGGTACTCACCGACATCCTCACCATCGTCCGGGCCGGGTACCGGATGACCTTCGACTACGCCGCCACCCCGACCGCGGAGCCGGTGCGCCGGGTGATGGACCCGTGGGGTCTGGTCACCCTGCACGACCGGCTCTACCTCGTCGGACACGACATCGACCGGGACGCACCCCGGTCCTTCCGCATCCGCCGCATCAACAACGTCCGCGCCCGGCGGGAGAAGGCGACCCACCCCACGCCGCCGACGTCTCTGCAGCACATCGTCGAGGAGTCCCTGAGGTACGGCCGCCAACGCGTCGACGCCGTGCTCACCATTCCCGAGGGCACCGCGCACGAACTCGCCGCCGCCGGACACCGGCGGACAGACGGGCGAGTCGAGCTTGTCGACGTCGACCGGGACTGGCTCGCCCGCACCGCGGCCGGCTTCGCCCCGGCCGTCATCGTCCACGAGCCCGCGGACATCCGCCACGACATCGTCGAGCTGCTGAGGAAGGCCGACTGA
- a CDS encoding ubiquitin-like protein Pup: protein MTGPQTQVSAGGGDDHSDDQAAAAGQAQLNTTGTDDLLDEIDGLLETNAEEFVRSYVQKGGQ, encoded by the coding sequence ATGACCGGACCCCAGACCCAGGTTTCCGCCGGCGGCGGCGACGACCACTCCGACGACCAGGCCGCCGCGGCGGGCCAGGCACAGCTCAACACCACCGGCACCGACGACCTGCTCGACGAGATCGACGGCCTGCTGGAGACCAACGCCGAGGAGTTCGTCCGCTCCTACGTCCAGAAGGGCGGGCAGTAG
- the dop gene encoding depupylase/deamidase Dop, with amino-acid sequence MTRYMGTETEYGISTPSDPGLSPIVTSTHAVVAYAAMNTGARSRWDYEEESPLKDSRGFDLRRYHTVPVVEPDAVGIANVVTANGARFYVDHAHPEYSSPECSNAYDAMVYDAAGDLVLLKAAADVQSLYEEGVSILKHHDPCPPLKIYKNNVDGKGASYGAHENYQYSRKTDFDVLTQALIPFFVTRNIIIGAGRLGIGEAGEQEGFQISQRADYFHQEISLETTLNRGIVNTRDEPHANAVHFRRLHTIVGDANMSQTSTFLKLGMTKLVIDAIEAGVDFSDLRLTDPVAEIKNVSHDLTLTHELSLADGRRLTAGDILRVYLDRVDPIDQVDERVMTLWGEVLDLLADDPMTTTHLLDWTAKWALIKGYVDRGVPLSDPKLKLIDLQYHDIDPTKSLYHALVRKGRMLTMASEEEIENAVLTPPADSRAWFRGAVSAKFGEDVIAASWQTMILKAGEGTARLATNDVDGMTRETVGAIIDDASTTEELLTGLQGIGVEPAHYVTHHNKNHINKPHQH; translated from the coding sequence ATGACCAGATACATGGGCACTGAGACGGAGTACGGCATCTCGACCCCCTCGGATCCGGGGTTGAGCCCCATCGTCACCTCGACGCATGCGGTGGTCGCGTACGCCGCGATGAACACCGGCGCGCGCTCGCGGTGGGACTATGAGGAGGAGTCGCCGCTCAAGGACTCCCGCGGTTTCGACCTGCGCCGCTATCACACGGTCCCGGTCGTGGAGCCGGACGCGGTGGGCATCGCCAACGTGGTCACCGCCAACGGCGCGCGTTTCTACGTCGACCATGCGCACCCCGAGTACTCCTCGCCGGAGTGCTCGAACGCCTATGACGCGATGGTGTATGACGCCGCCGGCGACCTGGTCCTGCTCAAGGCCGCCGCCGACGTGCAGAGCCTGTACGAGGAGGGGGTGAGCATCCTCAAACACCATGACCCGTGCCCGCCGCTGAAGATCTACAAGAACAACGTCGACGGCAAGGGTGCGTCCTACGGCGCGCACGAGAACTATCAGTACTCGCGGAAGACAGACTTCGACGTGCTCACGCAGGCCCTCATCCCCTTCTTCGTCACCCGCAACATCATCATCGGTGCGGGCCGGCTCGGCATCGGCGAGGCGGGCGAGCAGGAGGGCTTCCAGATCTCCCAGCGGGCGGACTACTTCCACCAGGAGATCTCCCTGGAGACCACGCTCAACCGCGGCATCGTCAACACCCGCGACGAGCCGCACGCCAACGCCGTCCACTTCCGGCGCCTGCACACCATCGTCGGTGATGCGAACATGTCGCAGACCTCGACGTTCCTCAAGCTCGGCATGACCAAGCTGGTCATCGACGCCATCGAGGCCGGGGTCGACTTCTCCGATCTGCGGCTGACCGACCCTGTCGCGGAGATCAAGAACGTCTCCCACGACCTCACCCTCACCCACGAGCTCTCGCTTGCCGACGGCCGTCGGCTCACCGCCGGCGACATCCTGCGGGTCTACCTCGACCGCGTCGACCCGATCGACCAGGTCGACGAGCGGGTGATGACCCTGTGGGGCGAGGTCCTCGACCTGCTCGCCGACGACCCCATGACGACCACCCACCTGCTCGACTGGACCGCCAAATGGGCCCTGATCAAGGGCTACGTCGACCGGGGCGTGCCGCTGTCCGACCCGAAGCTCAAGCTCATCGACCTGCAGTACCACGACATCGACCCGACGAAGTCCCTGTACCACGCCCTGGTGCGCAAGGGCCGGATGCTCACGATGGCCTCCGAGGAGGAGATCGAGAACGCCGTGCTCACCCCGCCGGCCGACTCCCGTGCCTGGTTCCGTGGGGCGGTGTCCGCGAAGTTCGGTGAGGACGTCATCGCCGCCAGCTGGCAGACGATGATCCTCAAGGCCGGCGAGGGCACCGCTCGCCTGGCCACCAACGACGTCGACGGCATGACCCGCGAGACGGTGGGCGCCATCATCGACGACGCCTCGACCACCGAGGAGCTGCTCACCGGCCTCCAGGGGATCGGCGTGGAGCCCGCGCACTACGTCACCCACCACAACAAGAACCACATCAACAAGCCCCACCAGCACTAG
- the arc gene encoding proteasome ATPase — MEPDTTTSLRREIQTLSSRNAKLSQLLKASRDKLKDLSAQVDLLAEPASTYGVFLEHGEKGADAEVFTAGRHMRLKVSPNVDPAELVPGTLVRLGDGTIVVEACGFTTTGELAMVTERIDHTRALVSTHTGDEKLISLAAPLIDTARAGDTLLVDTKAGVAFERIPKTEVSQLSLEEVPDVTYEDIGGLDEQIDQIRDAVELPFSHPDLYRRYQLHPPKGVLLYGPPGCGKTLIAKAVANSLSARVGDGSASYFLNVKGPELLNKFVGETERRIRLIFERARELAGDGRPVIIFFDEMESIFRTRGSGVSSDMETTVVPQLLTELDGVENLSNVIIIGATNREELIDPALLRPGRLDVKIRVQRPTRDGARDIFRRYLTEDVPHAAETTELIEAGVEKLFEPRAYVELTLVDGETETLYYSDFVSGAMIANIVDRAKKLAIKDHLAGVSEAGVTVAHIHEAVAAEQFESEDLPNTANPDEWSRITGRHGKRVVQARVVGEGRLG, encoded by the coding sequence ATGGAACCCGACACCACCACCAGCCTCCGACGGGAGATCCAGACGCTGAGCAGCCGCAACGCGAAGCTCTCCCAGCTGCTCAAGGCCTCCCGTGACAAGCTCAAGGACCTGTCCGCCCAGGTTGATCTGCTGGCGGAGCCGGCGTCGACCTACGGGGTGTTCCTCGAGCACGGGGAGAAGGGTGCGGATGCGGAGGTGTTCACCGCCGGCCGGCACATGCGGCTGAAGGTGTCACCGAACGTCGACCCGGCGGAGCTGGTCCCGGGCACCCTGGTGCGGCTCGGCGACGGCACAATCGTCGTGGAGGCCTGCGGATTCACCACGACGGGTGAGTTGGCGATGGTCACCGAACGCATCGACCACACCCGTGCCCTGGTGAGCACGCACACCGGGGACGAGAAGCTCATCAGCCTCGCGGCGCCGCTCATCGACACCGCCCGGGCGGGGGACACCCTGCTCGTGGACACGAAGGCCGGGGTGGCGTTCGAGCGGATCCCCAAGACGGAGGTCTCCCAGCTCTCGTTGGAGGAGGTGCCGGACGTCACCTACGAGGACATCGGTGGGCTGGACGAGCAGATCGACCAGATCCGGGACGCCGTCGAGCTGCCGTTCTCCCATCCGGACCTCTACCGGCGCTATCAGCTGCACCCGCCCAAGGGTGTGCTGCTCTACGGGCCGCCGGGCTGCGGCAAGACGCTCATCGCCAAGGCGGTGGCCAACTCGTTGTCGGCCCGGGTGGGCGACGGTTCGGCCAGTTACTTCCTCAACGTCAAGGGCCCGGAACTGCTCAACAAGTTCGTCGGCGAGACGGAGCGTCGCATCCGGCTCATCTTCGAACGCGCCCGGGAGCTGGCGGGGGACGGCCGCCCGGTGATCATCTTCTTCGACGAGATGGAGTCCATCTTCCGCACCCGTGGGTCGGGTGTGTCCTCGGACATGGAGACCACCGTCGTCCCGCAGCTGCTCACGGAGCTCGACGGTGTGGAGAACCTCTCCAACGTCATCATCATCGGTGCGACCAACCGCGAGGAGCTCATCGACCCGGCGCTGCTGCGCCCGGGTCGCCTGGACGTGAAGATCCGGGTGCAGCGTCCCACCCGGGACGGTGCCCGGGACATCTTCCGCCGCTACCTCACCGAGGACGTGCCCCACGCCGCGGAGACGACGGAGCTGATCGAGGCGGGCGTCGAGAAGCTCTTTGAGCCCCGTGCCTACGTGGAGCTCACGCTCGTTGACGGGGAGACGGAGACGCTGTACTACTCGGACTTCGTGTCCGGGGCGATGATCGCCAACATCGTCGACCGGGCGAAGAAGCTGGCCATCAAGGACCATCTCGCCGGGGTGAGCGAGGCGGGCGTGACCGTCGCGCACATCCACGAGGCGGTCGCCGCCGAGCAGTTCGAGAGCGAGGACCTGCCCAACACCGCGAATCCGGACGAGTGGAGCCGGATCACCGGCCGACACGGCAAGCGTGTCGTCCAGGCCCGCGTGGTGGGTGAGGGTCGGTTAGGGTGA
- a CDS encoding tRNA (adenine-N1)-methyltransferase: MAYSGPFQPGDRVQLTDAKRRHFTLNLVPGGKFHSHKGIVEHDQIIGMDEGSVVTSTMGSDFLLFRHLMVDHVLSMPRGAAVIYPKDTAQILVEGDIFPGARVLEAGAGSGALSMNLLRAVGEKGKVISYEIREDHLEYAQANVDEYFGGRPDTWDPRLGDLKDVTVDDLGGPVDRVILDMVEPWDCLPVVRDVLIPGGVFMTYVATVPQLMNIMEGIRELQCFTEPRAWESLVREWKVEGLATRPEHRMNAHTAFLVLARRLADGVTPPRPQRRARR; encoded by the coding sequence ATGGCCTATTCCGGCCCGTTCCAGCCCGGCGACCGCGTGCAGCTCACCGACGCGAAGCGCCGACACTTCACCCTCAACCTGGTGCCGGGAGGTAAGTTCCACTCCCACAAGGGCATCGTCGAGCACGACCAGATCATCGGCATGGACGAGGGCTCGGTGGTCACCTCGACCATGGGGTCGGACTTCCTGCTGTTCCGCCACCTCATGGTCGATCATGTGCTCTCCATGCCGCGTGGTGCTGCGGTGATCTACCCCAAGGACACGGCCCAGATCCTCGTCGAGGGTGACATCTTCCCCGGAGCCCGGGTCCTTGAGGCCGGCGCCGGATCGGGTGCCCTGTCCATGAACCTCCTGCGGGCGGTGGGGGAGAAGGGCAAGGTCATCTCCTACGAGATCCGCGAGGACCACCTCGAGTACGCCCAGGCCAACGTCGACGAGTACTTCGGCGGCCGGCCGGACACGTGGGATCCCCGGCTCGGGGACCTCAAGGACGTCACCGTCGACGATCTGGGCGGGCCCGTCGACCGGGTCATCCTCGACATGGTCGAGCCGTGGGACTGCCTGCCCGTCGTCCGGGACGTGCTCATCCCGGGCGGGGTGTTCATGACCTACGTGGCCACCGTCCCCCAGCTGATGAACATCATGGAGGGCATCCGTGAGCTGCAGTGCTTCACCGAGCCGCGTGCCTGGGAATCCCTGGTCCGGGAGTGGAAGGTCGAGGGTCTGGCGACCCGCCCGGAGCACCGGATGAATGCGCACACCGCCTTCCTCGTCCTCGCCCGCCGCCTGGCCGACGGAGTCACCCCGCCGCGCCCGCAGCGTCGCGCCCGCCGCTGA
- a CDS encoding M18 family aminopeptidase, whose translation MNQTTDFLDFVAASPSSYHAAAEVAERLAADGFARQDETAAWDARPGGHVLVRGGAVLAWWVPEDASPESGSRIIGSHTDSPGFTLKPNPETTAFGWQQAAVEVYGGPILHSWFDRELTFAGRVVLADGSQRLVSTGPVARIPNLAIHLDRSTELKVDRQQHTQPIVATTGTTVLDAVAEAAGVDAQDIYGHDLITCDAQRGEVFGTDAEFLAAGRLDNLTSVHASLIALQRAIASGDTGSDVLVLAAFDHEEVGSASVNGAAGPVLEQVLTRTATALGADEDARHRMIARSTCVSADAAHAVHPAHAGKHDPTHQPMIGRGPVTKINGNQRYASSPDTVAWWEVACRAAGVSSQTFVGNNSVPCGSTIGPITATRLGIPTVDVGVPLLSMHSARELVGVQDQLWFADALEAYLINR comes from the coding sequence ATGAACCAGACAACCGACTTCCTCGACTTCGTCGCCGCCTCCCCGAGCTCGTACCACGCCGCCGCGGAGGTGGCCGAGCGGTTGGCCGCCGACGGCTTCGCCCGGCAGGACGAGACCGCAGCATGGGACGCACGCCCCGGCGGGCATGTGCTGGTACGCGGTGGCGCGGTCCTGGCCTGGTGGGTGCCGGAGGACGCGTCCCCGGAATCCGGATCCCGGATCATCGGTTCCCACACCGATTCCCCCGGTTTCACCCTCAAGCCGAATCCGGAGACCACCGCCTTCGGCTGGCAGCAGGCGGCCGTCGAGGTGTACGGCGGCCCGATCCTCCATTCCTGGTTCGACCGGGAACTGACCTTCGCCGGCCGGGTCGTCCTCGCCGACGGCTCCCAGCGGCTGGTGTCCACCGGGCCAGTCGCCCGCATCCCCAACCTGGCCATCCATCTCGACCGTTCGACCGAACTGAAGGTCGACCGGCAGCAGCACACCCAGCCGATCGTGGCCACCACCGGCACGACGGTCCTGGATGCTGTCGCGGAGGCCGCGGGGGTTGACGCCCAGGACATCTACGGCCATGACCTCATCACCTGTGACGCCCAGCGAGGCGAGGTGTTCGGCACGGATGCGGAGTTCCTCGCCGCGGGACGCCTGGACAACCTCACCTCTGTCCATGCTTCGCTCATCGCCCTGCAACGCGCCATCGCCTCCGGTGACACCGGCAGCGATGTCCTCGTCCTTGCCGCCTTCGACCATGAGGAGGTGGGGTCCGCCTCCGTCAACGGGGCCGCGGGCCCTGTCCTGGAACAGGTGCTCACCCGCACCGCCACCGCCCTCGGCGCCGACGAGGATGCCCGACACCGGATGATCGCGCGTTCCACCTGTGTCTCGGCGGATGCGGCCCATGCCGTCCATCCCGCCCACGCGGGCAAGCATGATCCCACGCACCAGCCGATGATCGGCCGTGGCCCGGTGACCAAGATCAACGGTAACCAGCGCTACGCGTCCTCGCCCGACACCGTCGCCTGGTGGGAGGTGGCCTGCCGGGCCGCCGGAGTGTCCTCCCAGACTTTCGTGGGCAACAACTCGGTGCCCTGCGGATCGACGATCGGCCCGATCACCGCGACCCGGTTGGGGATCCCCACGGTCGATGTGGGCGTGCCGCTGCTGTCCATGCACTCCGCCCGCGAACTGGTCGGGGTGCAGGACCAGCTGTGGTTCGCCGATGCGCTTGAGGCATACTTGATCAACCGTTAA
- a CDS encoding RecB family exonuclease translates to MSSPAATPRTPRPLALSPSRASDYKQCPLLYRFRAIDRLPEPSTVAQVKGTLVHAVLEEMHGLPREQRSYPAAVKKLKPHWEKMRAADPELDELVPEVQLHDFLVECRTLLRGYFSMENPQGFDAHAVEMYVDTVLPNGVPVRGFIDRVDVAPTGEVRVVDYKTGKKPIPRYAHDAQFQMRFYALVYWRLFHTIPDQLRLMYLKVIDSMFLTPSKEELEYFERDLGDLWAKIEGDGKAGTFRPKTSKLCGWCSFQSLCPEFGGTPPEYPGWPGSTADQQDQQD, encoded by the coding sequence ATGTCTTCTCCTGCCGCCACGCCCCGTACTCCCCGACCGCTCGCCCTGTCTCCGTCTCGTGCCTCCGACTACAAGCAGTGCCCGCTGCTCTACCGTTTCCGGGCGATCGACCGGCTACCGGAGCCGTCGACGGTGGCCCAGGTGAAGGGGACGCTCGTGCACGCGGTACTCGAGGAGATGCACGGTCTGCCTCGGGAGCAGCGGTCCTACCCGGCAGCGGTGAAGAAGCTCAAGCCCCACTGGGAGAAGATGCGGGCGGCGGACCCGGAGCTTGACGAGCTGGTGCCCGAGGTCCAGCTCCATGACTTCCTCGTCGAGTGCCGCACGCTGCTGCGCGGCTACTTCTCCATGGAGAACCCGCAGGGTTTCGACGCGCACGCCGTGGAGATGTACGTGGACACGGTGCTGCCCAACGGTGTCCCGGTCCGCGGGTTCATCGACCGGGTGGACGTCGCCCCCACCGGCGAGGTGCGGGTGGTCGACTACAAGACGGGCAAGAAGCCCATCCCCCGCTACGCCCACGACGCGCAGTTCCAGATGCGCTTCTACGCCCTGGTCTACTGGCGGTTGTTCCACACCATCCCGGACCAGCTGCGGCTGATGTACCTCAAGGTCATCGACTCGATGTTCCTCACCCCGTCGAAGGAGGAACTGGAGTACTTCGAACGCGACCTCGGGGACCTGTGGGCGAAGATCGAGGGCGACGGCAAGGCGGGGACCTTCCGCCCGAAGACGTCGAAGCTGTGCGGCTGGTGCTCGTTCCAGTCCCTGTGCCCCGAGTTCGGCGGCACGCCGCCGGAGTACCCGGGCTGGCCCGGGTCCACGGCTGACCAGCAGGACCAGCAGGATTAG
- a CDS encoding formate--tetrahydrofolate ligase translates to MTLTDVDIAQAHTLEPITEIADRAGIPADALIPYGTTKAKVDITRLDDTAPTGKLVLVTGISPTPAGEGKSTVLIGLTDGLARLGVKAAAALREPSQGPVMGIKGGAAGGGYSQIVPMEEINLHFTGDFHAIAAATNTLAALIDNHIQQGNALGIDPRRVTWQRCLDVNDRALRSVITGLGGPVHGTPRETGFTITAASEIMAVLCLATGLEDLKRRIESITVGFTYDQRPVTAGELGGTGALAALMKEAINPNLVQTLGGTPAYVHGGPFANIAHGCNSLIATRVALQHADVVCTEAGFGSDLGAEKFLDIKARSGDLDVAGAVVVATIRSLKYNGGVAREDLTTENLDALKAGVVNLARHVSNIQQFGITPVVALNLFTSDTTAEREFMRTWAKDFQVLLAEAEVWAKGGEGAEELARTVLDNLTGTSTQLYDPARGVEKSIETIAKRIYRAGAVEYSPKALKDLQLIRDNGWDDLPVCISKTQYSFSDDPTALGAPSGHTLHVRELLPRTGAGFIVALTGAVMTMPGLPKKPAADNIDIGADGRISGLF, encoded by the coding sequence ATGACACTCACGGACGTCGACATCGCCCAGGCCCACACCCTCGAGCCGATCACCGAGATCGCGGACCGCGCCGGCATCCCGGCGGACGCGCTCATCCCCTACGGCACCACCAAGGCGAAAGTCGACATCACCCGTCTCGATGACACCGCCCCCACCGGCAAACTCGTCCTGGTCACCGGCATTTCCCCGACACCGGCGGGAGAGGGCAAGTCCACCGTCCTCATCGGCCTGACGGACGGTCTGGCCCGCCTGGGTGTCAAGGCCGCCGCAGCGCTGCGTGAGCCCTCGCAGGGCCCGGTGATGGGCATCAAGGGTGGCGCCGCCGGCGGCGGCTACTCGCAGATCGTGCCCATGGAGGAGATCAACCTCCACTTCACCGGCGACTTCCACGCCATCGCCGCGGCCACCAACACCCTGGCGGCGCTCATCGACAACCACATCCAGCAGGGCAACGCCCTCGGCATCGACCCCCGCCGGGTGACCTGGCAGCGCTGCCTCGACGTCAACGACCGGGCCCTGCGCTCCGTGATCACCGGCCTCGGGGGTCCTGTCCACGGCACCCCGCGCGAGACCGGGTTCACCATCACCGCCGCCTCCGAGATCATGGCCGTGCTCTGCCTGGCCACCGGCCTGGAGGACCTCAAACGCCGCATCGAGAGCATCACCGTGGGTTTCACCTACGACCAGCGTCCCGTGACCGCCGGGGAACTCGGCGGCACCGGGGCGCTCGCGGCCCTGATGAAGGAGGCAATCAACCCCAATCTCGTGCAGACCCTGGGCGGCACCCCCGCCTACGTCCACGGCGGGCCCTTCGCCAACATCGCCCACGGCTGCAACTCGCTCATCGCCACCCGCGTCGCGCTCCAGCATGCCGACGTCGTCTGCACCGAGGCCGGGTTCGGCTCCGACCTCGGCGCGGAGAAGTTCCTCGACATCAAGGCCCGTTCCGGCGACCTCGATGTCGCCGGCGCCGTCGTCGTGGCCACGATCCGCTCGCTGAAGTACAACGGTGGCGTGGCCCGGGAGGACCTGACCACCGAGAACCTTGACGCCCTCAAGGCCGGCGTGGTCAACCTCGCCCGCCATGTCTCCAACATCCAGCAGTTCGGCATCACCCCGGTCGTCGCCCTCAACCTGTTCACCTCCGACACCACCGCGGAACGGGAGTTCATGCGGACCTGGGCGAAGGACTTCCAGGTGCTGCTCGCCGAGGCCGAGGTGTGGGCGAAGGGCGGCGAAGGCGCCGAGGAGCTGGCCCGCACCGTCCTGGACAACCTCACGGGCACGTCCACCCAGCTCTACGACCCGGCGCGCGGGGTGGAGAAGTCCATCGAGACCATCGCCAAGCGGATCTACCGCGCCGGTGCGGTCGAGTACTCCCCGAAGGCGCTCAAGGATCTGCAGCTCATCCGCGACAACGGCTGGGACGACCTGCCGGTGTGCATCTCCAAGACGCAGTACTCCTTCAGCGACGACCCCACCGCCCTCGGCGCCCCCTCCGGCCACACCCTCCACGTCCGGGAGCTGCTGCCGCGCACCGGCGCGGGCTTCATCGTCGCGCTCACCGGCGCGGTGATGACCATGCCGGGCCTGCCGAAGAAGCCGGCCGCCGACAACATCGACATCGGCGCCGACGGCCGGATCTCCGGGCTGTTCTAA